A DNA window from Bdellovibrio sp. BCCA contains the following coding sequences:
- a CDS encoding histidine phosphatase family protein codes for MPRIIHIFRHGQTDWNNLRRMQGHTDIPLNEEGRKQAQSLQTFFSENPIDVIFSSDLVRAQETAHIANAHLDRPVHLLTELREVSLGVLEGMIQDDVHSQFGMDAWQKWTSIDPENLDFHFPAAESAREAIARFDSALRKICKEHVFKNAAISTHGFVMRRFLHMLRPDLTEILPTPNCVVYTVLWDEKSEKFSFLL; via the coding sequence ATGCCAAGAATCATACACATCTTTCGACATGGGCAAACAGACTGGAACAATCTTCGTCGCATGCAAGGCCACACTGATATTCCTTTGAATGAAGAAGGCCGCAAACAAGCGCAAAGCTTGCAGACTTTCTTTAGTGAAAATCCCATTGATGTTATTTTTAGCAGCGATCTTGTCAGAGCCCAAGAAACAGCCCACATCGCAAATGCTCACTTAGACCGCCCGGTGCATCTTTTGACGGAACTGCGTGAAGTTTCTTTAGGTGTTCTTGAAGGTATGATTCAAGATGATGTTCACTCTCAGTTCGGCATGGATGCATGGCAAAAGTGGACATCGATTGATCCAGAAAATTTAGATTTTCATTTTCCTGCGGCTGAAAGCGCTCGTGAGGCCATTGCACGCTTTGATTCCGCTTTAAGGAAAATCTGCAAAGAACATGTTTTTAAGAATGCGGCGATTTCTACTCACGGTTTTGTGATGAGACGATTTCTGCACATGCTTCGCCCCGATCTCACAGAGATTCTTCCCACCCCGAACTGCGTGGTTTACACGGTTCTTTGGGATGAGAAGAGCGAAAAATTTTCTTTCTTACTTTAA
- a CDS encoding Fur family transcriptional regulator, which produces MTKCGHERKNIDIDSLNERVRKAGMKLTSQRSQLLKILLNHPEPISADEIFKKFDNKSDGMDLVTIYRILKKFEEAALVSRLEFGDGVARFELTLESGHHHHHVICRLCQRVEPLHICDLDQHIKMVETMGYKQVSHRLDFFGVCSRCQ; this is translated from the coding sequence ATGACGAAGTGCGGCCACGAGCGAAAAAATATCGATATTGATTCTCTCAACGAGAGAGTGCGCAAAGCGGGGATGAAACTCACCTCTCAGCGCAGTCAATTGCTTAAGATTTTGCTCAATCATCCAGAGCCCATTTCAGCCGATGAAATTTTTAAAAAATTCGATAACAAATCAGACGGCATGGACCTCGTTACGATCTACCGTATTCTTAAAAAATTTGAAGAAGCGGCTTTGGTTTCGCGTTTGGAATTTGGTGACGGTGTAGCGCGCTTTGAGTTGACTCTTGAGTCCGGTCACCACCATCACCATGTGATCTGCCGTCTTTGCCAACGAGTTGAACCGTTGCATATTTGCGATCTTGATCAACATATCAAAATGGTTGAGACCATGGGCTACAAGCAGGTCTCTCATCGTCTGGATTTCTTTGGCGTGTGTTCACGCTGTCAATAA
- a CDS encoding fatty acid cis/trans isomerase: MQFITAAMLCFISVLMMSVSNADEPNLDFYSHKVQPIFDNRCLACHSCFNAPCQLNLQNYEAFQRGANKLNVYDGTRTKSVEPSRIWIDAHGVSEWRKRGFYDVNTSKKPEENLFLSFLKLRQEHPAKAIEKQVADTQVCAATMTDFATVAKSSPQLGMPYGLPTLSASEIQMLETWITKGAPGPLEKTKKEWAKNPVEIQKQIEEWEKFLNEKPLSHQLVSRYLYEHLFLAHIYFPEKKNEFFRLVRSKTNCSHGIEEIATRRPNDDPGVKRFFYCLQKFPGTVVMKTHIPYEWNAAKLARYRKLFWETEWEVKTLPSYEAGVAENPFIAFNQIPVKARYLFLLDDAQYHVSTFIKGPVCNGSMAVNSIQEQFYVFFLNPDSDNMLLSKEYEGQAQGLLMMPGVWGSDIEIKDTPVFLKRLVDHRENYRKLRTEWLKKLKPQGYDLSDIWNGDTTNPNAVLTVFRHNDNAVVLKGAVGDLSKTAFVMDYALFERLVYNLVVNFDVFGNISHQLLTRVYMDMIRMEAEELFLMFLPPEQRLDYRRKWYQGLLAQAKMTYIFPTVGSAEPTGVRFNEDSKSTKKQMVEKILFYRMNEKVRGSFDTVNWKVLEVPESLKNQWKVSGVEAELRKIASVKAANDTPFARFFPDFAYLKIQPAKGDIRVFSLIHNKEHENISWILGESLRMAPKEDSLTLREGYWGSYPNMIFDVKEENLPIFVSAVKKIKSAKDYQKLVTDFGVHRSQESFWMHYDEMTAHQKRTDPVNFGYLDLTRYELK; encoded by the coding sequence ATGCAATTTATTACGGCGGCGATGCTTTGTTTTATTTCAGTTCTGATGATGAGCGTCTCAAATGCGGATGAACCGAATCTGGATTTTTATTCCCATAAGGTGCAGCCGATTTTTGACAATCGCTGCTTAGCTTGCCACAGCTGCTTTAATGCCCCCTGCCAGCTTAATTTGCAGAACTATGAGGCGTTCCAGCGTGGTGCAAATAAGCTTAATGTTTATGATGGAACGCGCACAAAAAGTGTAGAACCCTCACGAATCTGGATCGATGCGCACGGTGTTTCCGAATGGCGAAAACGTGGATTTTACGACGTCAATACCTCTAAAAAGCCTGAGGAAAATCTTTTTTTAAGTTTCCTGAAACTGCGCCAAGAACATCCGGCTAAAGCCATTGAAAAGCAAGTCGCTGACACTCAAGTCTGTGCTGCCACCATGACCGACTTTGCCACTGTAGCCAAAAGCTCTCCGCAATTAGGCATGCCCTATGGTTTACCGACTTTAAGCGCTTCTGAAATCCAAATGCTTGAAACGTGGATTACCAAAGGCGCTCCGGGTCCTTTAGAAAAAACCAAAAAAGAGTGGGCGAAAAATCCTGTTGAAATACAAAAGCAGATCGAAGAATGGGAGAAGTTTTTAAACGAAAAGCCTCTTTCGCACCAGCTCGTCAGTCGTTACTTGTATGAGCATTTGTTTCTGGCTCACATCTATTTCCCTGAAAAGAAAAATGAATTCTTCCGTTTGGTGCGCTCAAAAACAAATTGTTCTCACGGTATTGAAGAGATTGCCACTCGCAGGCCTAATGACGACCCAGGAGTTAAACGTTTCTTTTATTGTCTTCAAAAATTCCCCGGCACAGTCGTCATGAAAACTCATATTCCCTATGAATGGAACGCTGCCAAACTAGCTCGTTATAGAAAACTATTTTGGGAAACAGAGTGGGAGGTAAAAACGCTACCGAGCTATGAAGCGGGCGTGGCGGAAAATCCGTTCATCGCCTTTAATCAAATCCCGGTGAAGGCTCGTTATCTGTTCTTGCTTGACGATGCTCAATACCACGTGAGTACCTTTATTAAGGGACCTGTCTGTAACGGCAGCATGGCAGTGAATTCGATTCAGGAACAGTTCTACGTCTTTTTCTTGAATCCTGATTCTGACAATATGCTTTTATCAAAAGAATATGAAGGGCAGGCTCAGGGACTTCTTATGATGCCGGGAGTGTGGGGAAGTGATATTGAAATCAAAGACACACCGGTATTCTTAAAACGCTTAGTTGATCATCGCGAAAATTATAGAAAACTTCGTACCGAATGGCTTAAAAAATTAAAACCCCAAGGGTATGACCTCAGCGATATTTGGAACGGTGATACAACAAATCCGAACGCTGTCTTGACCGTGTTCCGCCATAACGACAACGCCGTTGTTTTAAAAGGAGCTGTTGGAGACTTATCAAAGACGGCTTTTGTGATGGATTACGCCTTGTTTGAGCGTCTCGTTTACAATCTTGTGGTGAATTTCGACGTCTTTGGAAACATCAGCCATCAACTTCTAACTCGCGTTTATATGGACATGATTCGTATGGAGGCCGAAGAGCTTTTCTTGATGTTCCTTCCGCCGGAACAGCGTCTGGATTATCGCCGTAAATGGTATCAGGGCCTTTTGGCGCAAGCGAAGATGACATACATCTTCCCTACGGTGGGGTCGGCCGAGCCCACGGGAGTACGCTTTAATGAGGACAGCAAAAGTACAAAAAAACAAATGGTCGAAAAGATTTTGTTTTACCGTATGAATGAAAAAGTCCGTGGTTCTTTTGATACTGTGAACTGGAAAGTTTTGGAAGTTCCTGAAAGTCTTAAGAACCAATGGAAGGTTTCCGGCGTGGAAGCTGAGCTCAGAAAGATAGCATCTGTTAAGGCCGCCAATGACACTCCTTTTGCGCGTTTCTTTCCGGACTTTGCATATCTTAAGATTCAACCGGCTAAAGGAGACATTCGTGTTTTCTCTTTAATTCACAATAAAGAGCACGAAAACATTTCTTGGATTTTAGGCGAATCACTGCGAATGGCTCCGAAAGAAGATTCTTTGACATTACGTGAAGGCTATTGGGGCTCTTATCCGAATATGATTTTCGATGTGAAGGAAGAAAATCTTCCGATTTTTGTGAGTGCCGTTAAGAAAATAAAATCAGCCAAGGATTATCAAAAGCTTGTCACAGATTTTGGCGTGCACAGATCTCAAGAGTCTTTCTGGATGCACTATGATGAAATGACGGCTCATCAGAAAAGAACGGATCCAGTTAATTTTGGCTACTTGGATCTGACTCGTTACGAATTAAAGTAA
- a CDS encoding BrnA antitoxin family protein, which produces MKKEYDFGKAKKNPYAKKLKTRTTIRLDEDVIEYFQNLADETEIPYQTLINLFLKDCVRQNLQPDLSWARKKK; this is translated from the coding sequence ATGAAGAAGGAATACGATTTTGGTAAGGCGAAAAAAAATCCTTACGCAAAAAAATTAAAAACTAGAACGACCATTCGCTTAGATGAAGATGTTATCGAGTATTTTCAGAACTTAGCCGACGAAACAGAAATTCCCTATCAAACGCTGATTAATCTATTTCTGAAAGATTGTGTGCGCCAAAATCTTCAGCCGGATTTGAGTTGGGCAAGAAAGAAGAAGTAG
- the pstB gene encoding phosphate ABC transporter ATP-binding protein PstB, with translation MELQLRAEVKNLLFSYGDKKVLNGVTLPVYENRVTALIGPSGCGKTTLLRCFNRMHDLYPNANYQGEILLHPDRRNILGKEIDPMEVRMRIGMVFQKPNPFPKSIYENVAYGLKVRGVKKKSFIEERVERSLQQASLWNEVKDRLNSSATALSGGQQQRLCIARALATEPEILLLDEPTSALDPISTRHIEELIQELRKEVTIAIVTHSLHQAARVSDFTAFMYLGDLIEFGASDQVFTNPKDPRTENYITGRFG, from the coding sequence ATGGAACTACAGCTTCGTGCCGAAGTTAAAAATTTGCTTTTCTCTTACGGGGATAAAAAAGTCCTCAACGGCGTGACTTTGCCGGTTTACGAAAATCGTGTGACGGCTTTGATCGGACCTTCAGGCTGCGGGAAGACGACATTGCTTCGTTGTTTTAATCGCATGCATGACCTTTATCCAAATGCCAACTATCAAGGGGAAATCCTACTTCACCCGGATCGTCGTAATATCCTGGGTAAAGAAATTGATCCTATGGAAGTGCGCATGCGTATCGGAATGGTTTTCCAAAAACCAAATCCGTTTCCAAAAAGTATTTATGAAAACGTCGCTTACGGCCTCAAGGTTCGTGGCGTAAAAAAGAAAAGTTTTATCGAAGAACGTGTTGAGCGCTCTTTGCAACAAGCCAGTCTTTGGAATGAAGTGAAAGATCGTTTGAACTCATCTGCGACAGCCTTATCAGGTGGACAGCAGCAGCGTCTTTGTATTGCGCGTGCCTTAGCAACAGAGCCCGAGATTTTGTTGTTGGATGAACCAACATCCGCTCTTGATCCGATTTCCACTCGTCACATCGAAGAACTGATTCAAGAACTTCGTAAAGAGGTGACGATTGCCATTGTCACGCACAGTCTGCATCAAGCAGCCCGTGTCTCTGATTTCACAGCGTTTATGTACTTGGGCGATTTGATTGAATTCGGCGCCAGCGACCAAGTCTTTACAAACCCAAAAGACCCACGCACAGAAAACTACATCACAGGCCGTTTCGGATAG
- a CDS encoding HD-GYP domain-containing protein has translation MDTKFNPDDYVAVSRDEFIAGTQVPVDIFLKLSETNYVMILKEGAKVSFDQMHFPEKAEWLYVRRSDYHKCVGQTLTVAGIVIDSDKISEEKKTLFLSKAADSIFKEIEHLGFDHQALEHSKIVSKSIQTLVENKPDIAAVINMMSNLSDELIRHAMMVSAISVIIAKSMKWTLAQNLEKLALGALLHDVGMKELPDEILEMPRHAMSRDQAATYESHVHRGVEILRSMPSISDDIISIVLEHHENAPGQGYPRRLRDIKINPFARVVALADCFAEIVMQSPNNPHPKSAIAAIQFIEVTLGQPFHKPAFVALKQALQGPAPATVKKVI, from the coding sequence ATGGACACGAAGTTCAATCCGGACGATTACGTTGCAGTTTCCAGGGACGAATTTATTGCGGGCACGCAGGTGCCGGTTGATATCTTCCTTAAACTTTCCGAAACAAATTATGTGATGATTTTAAAGGAAGGTGCCAAGGTCAGCTTTGATCAAATGCACTTTCCTGAAAAAGCGGAATGGCTTTACGTGCGCCGTTCAGACTATCACAAATGCGTTGGGCAAACGTTGACCGTTGCAGGCATTGTGATCGACAGTGACAAAATCAGCGAAGAAAAGAAAACGCTTTTTCTGTCTAAGGCCGCAGATTCAATTTTTAAAGAAATTGAGCACCTCGGTTTTGATCACCAAGCTTTAGAGCATTCAAAGATCGTCAGTAAATCCATTCAAACGCTGGTTGAAAATAAGCCTGATATCGCGGCTGTCATTAATATGATGTCAAACCTCAGCGATGAACTGATTCGTCATGCGATGATGGTCTCAGCGATCTCTGTGATTATCGCTAAATCCATGAAGTGGACGCTGGCACAAAACTTAGAGAAATTAGCTCTAGGAGCCTTGCTTCACGACGTCGGAATGAAAGAGCTTCCCGATGAAATTCTAGAGATGCCAAGACACGCTATGAGCCGCGATCAGGCCGCGACTTATGAGTCTCACGTCCACCGTGGTGTTGAAATCTTAAGAAGCATGCCTTCGATCTCTGACGATATTATCTCTATCGTTTTAGAGCATCATGAAAACGCGCCAGGGCAGGGTTATCCTCGTCGTTTGCGCGATATAAAGATTAATCCCTTTGCCCGTGTGGTGGCATTAGCCGATTGTTTTGCAGAGATTGTGATGCAATCACCGAATAATCCGCATCCTAAAAGTGCTATAGCTGCGATTCAATTTATTGAAGTGACGTTAGGACAGCCGTTTCATAAGCCCGCATTTGTGGCTTTGAAGCAAGCCCTGCAAGGGCCTGCTCCTGCGACTGTTAAGAAAGTGATCTAG
- a CDS encoding PAS domain-containing sensor histidine kinase: MDKKQLQDEAAILEKINNAISDSIYIFDLKEENLIWLNKRGPELYGYTLEEIRRMGSEYYARTMHPDDIPSLREGVAKSRNLKDGEVMSLEYRFKDRDGKYHWHSDRITVFSRNEAGEVTAILGVATDINDRKEFEETQKKTIEKLNLSLSAAKMGTWEWDVEKNQLLWDQRMYEIHGVPNIPSMNPLEEVWKRSNREDMEIVNMKVQEAAEKHQDFYVTYRITHKNQEVHHIRCYGKYLSNESSQRMYGVAWDSTEEILTEQQINEAKAKLISAAKMAALGEMSGGIAHEINNPLTVIQARAFQLSQMVENGKTDPEKIKQAAESISRTADKIARIVKSLRSFAREGAYDPFEVVSLKQIIDETLEFCRTRFYNHGVEIEVGKIDEELEVECRLIQIEQVLLNLLNNSFDAIQYLENKWIRISVKEWVDSVEITVTDSGPGIPSDIANQMMLPFFTTKEVGKGTGLGLSISAGIMRAHKGSLSLNHNSANTSFVIHLPKWQQEEALNY; the protein is encoded by the coding sequence ATGGATAAAAAACAACTTCAAGACGAAGCCGCGATCCTTGAGAAAATCAATAATGCTATTTCCGATAGCATTTATATTTTTGATCTTAAGGAAGAGAACCTTATTTGGCTTAATAAACGCGGTCCTGAACTTTACGGCTACACCCTTGAAGAAATTCGCCGCATGGGGTCTGAGTATTATGCTCGGACTATGCATCCGGACGATATTCCCTCTCTTCGCGAAGGTGTTGCCAAATCCCGCAATCTCAAAGACGGCGAAGTTATGTCGCTAGAGTATCGATTTAAAGATCGTGACGGTAAATATCACTGGCACAGTGACCGTATCACAGTTTTTTCCCGCAACGAAGCCGGCGAAGTGACCGCCATCTTAGGTGTTGCAACGGATATCAATGACCGTAAGGAGTTTGAAGAAACTCAAAAAAAGACCATTGAAAAACTCAATCTGTCTTTGTCGGCAGCCAAAATGGGAACGTGGGAGTGGGATGTTGAGAAAAATCAACTTCTTTGGGACCAGCGTATGTACGAAATCCACGGTGTCCCGAACATTCCTTCCATGAATCCGCTTGAAGAAGTCTGGAAGCGTTCCAATCGTGAGGACATGGAAATCGTGAATATGAAAGTCCAAGAAGCTGCTGAGAAACATCAGGACTTTTATGTCACGTATCGTATCACTCACAAAAATCAAGAAGTGCATCACATTCGCTGTTACGGAAAATATCTTTCCAATGAGTCTTCACAACGCATGTACGGTGTCGCGTGGGATTCTACAGAGGAAATTCTAACAGAGCAGCAGATCAACGAGGCCAAAGCGAAATTGATTTCTGCAGCAAAAATGGCGGCTCTTGGTGAAATGTCTGGCGGCATAGCTCACGAGATCAACAATCCCCTCACCGTCATTCAGGCGAGAGCTTTTCAACTTTCGCAAATGGTGGAGAACGGCAAGACAGATCCCGAAAAAATCAAGCAAGCAGCTGAGAGTATCAGTCGTACGGCAGATAAAATCGCCCGCATTGTCAAATCTCTCCGCTCTTTTGCGCGAGAGGGAGCTTATGACCCTTTTGAAGTCGTTTCACTTAAACAAATTATCGACGAGACATTGGAGTTTTGCCGCACGCGTTTCTACAATCACGGTGTGGAAATTGAAGTCGGAAAAATTGACGAAGAGCTGGAAGTCGAATGCCGATTGATCCAGATCGAACAAGTTCTTTTGAATCTTCTTAATAATTCTTTTGATGCTATTCAATATTTGGAAAATAAATGGATTCGTATTTCAGTAAAAGAATGGGTCGACTCCGTGGAAATCACCGTCACCGATTCGGGTCCTGGAATTCCCTCTGATATTGCCAATCAGATGATGCTTCCTTTCTTTACGACCAAAGAGGTTGGCAAAGGAACCGGTTTAGGTCTGAGCATTTCTGCAGGAATCATGCGCGCTCACAAAGGTTCATTGAGTTTAAATCACAATTCTGCCAATACGAGTTTTGTGATTCATTTGCCAAAATGGCAGCAAGAAGAAGCTTTAAATTATTGA
- a CDS encoding PstS family phosphate ABC transporter substrate-binding protein — MLKNIILSLSFVVGASAAHAQVPVIKIDGSSTVFPITEAMAEEFQTAQKGKVRVTVGISGTGGGFKKFCRGETDVQDASRPIQTSEMEACRAAGVKYIEIPIAYDATAVVVNPKNSWVKSLSVAELKKMWEPGAQGKIAKWSDVNPAWPKQNLKLYGAGSDSGTFDYFTEAIVGKAKSSRGDYTASEDDNTLVTGVANDQYALGYVPLAYYEENKAKLKVVAIVGGDKAPKKNEAVPPSRETVEKGTYFPLSRPIFIYVSEAALKKAEVKDFVNFYLSNSAQVVPQVKYVALPAKAYETGKEHVKKGKLGTVFGGHSEVGLKIDELMKREGSL; from the coding sequence ATGTTGAAGAATATCATTCTGTCTTTATCTTTTGTGGTGGGTGCTTCTGCGGCCCATGCCCAAGTCCCAGTTATTAAGATTGATGGTTCCAGCACTGTGTTTCCTATCACGGAAGCCATGGCTGAGGAGTTTCAAACGGCACAAAAGGGAAAAGTTCGCGTGACAGTAGGTATCTCTGGCACGGGCGGTGGCTTTAAAAAGTTCTGCCGTGGCGAAACGGATGTTCAAGATGCTTCTCGTCCAATCCAAACTTCTGAAATGGAAGCCTGTCGTGCAGCCGGTGTAAAATACATCGAAATTCCTATCGCTTATGATGCGACAGCGGTTGTTGTAAATCCAAAGAACTCATGGGTTAAATCTCTGTCTGTGGCAGAGCTTAAAAAAATGTGGGAGCCAGGAGCTCAAGGTAAAATCGCTAAATGGAGCGATGTGAACCCAGCTTGGCCAAAACAAAATTTGAAACTTTACGGTGCGGGTTCTGACTCTGGAACTTTTGATTACTTCACTGAAGCGATCGTTGGTAAAGCGAAATCTTCTCGTGGTGACTACACGGCAAGTGAAGATGACAACACTCTTGTAACGGGCGTTGCTAATGATCAGTACGCATTGGGTTACGTTCCTCTTGCTTACTACGAAGAGAATAAAGCGAAGCTTAAAGTTGTAGCTATTGTTGGCGGCGACAAAGCTCCTAAAAAGAACGAGGCCGTTCCTCCTTCTCGTGAGACAGTTGAAAAAGGCACTTACTTCCCATTGTCTCGTCCGATCTTTATTTATGTAAGCGAAGCGGCATTGAAAAAAGCAGAAGTTAAAGACTTCGTGAACTTCTACTTGAGCAACTCCGCACAGGTTGTTCCTCAAGTGAAATACGTTGCTTTGCCAGCGAAAGCTTACGAAACAGGCAAAGAACACGTTAAAAAAGGCAAGCTAGGAACTGTTTTCGGAGGTCACTCTGAAGTAGGTCTTAAAATTGATGAGTTGATGAAACGTGAAGGTTCGTTGTAG
- the pstC gene encoding phosphate ABC transporter permease subunit PstC has protein sequence MRRLRERAIETVLFLAAASSVLVTAGIVGILVVESIPFFSHVSLKDFLTDTEWTPLFENAHYGILPLLCGTFLSTVIALSVAIPLGTVAAAFLSEYIRPSLREILKPLLELLAAVPTVVYGYFALLFVTPLLQKVIPSLGGFNVLSAGIVIGIMIVPYVSSLSEDAMRSVPGHLREASFAVGASRMQTAFRVVIPAAFSGISSAYILGISRALGETMVVAIAAGMQPNLTLNPTEPAATITAFIVQVSLGDLPHGSIGYQSIYVAGLSLLVLTLCFNVIGLWLRKKFQEKE, from the coding sequence ATGCGTCGTTTAAGAGAACGCGCCATTGAAACGGTGCTTTTCTTAGCGGCAGCTTCTTCTGTTCTTGTGACAGCTGGAATTGTCGGAATTCTGGTTGTGGAAAGCATTCCGTTTTTTAGTCATGTGTCTTTGAAAGATTTTTTGACGGATACGGAATGGACACCTCTTTTTGAAAATGCTCATTACGGAATTCTGCCTCTTCTGTGTGGGACTTTCCTATCAACAGTGATTGCTTTGTCCGTAGCAATTCCACTTGGAACTGTGGCAGCGGCATTTTTAAGTGAGTACATCCGTCCTTCTTTGCGTGAAATTTTAAAACCTCTTCTTGAATTATTAGCGGCGGTTCCGACGGTAGTTTACGGTTACTTTGCTTTGTTATTTGTTACGCCACTTTTGCAAAAGGTAATTCCATCTTTGGGGGGCTTTAACGTTTTAAGTGCAGGGATTGTGATTGGAATCATGATCGTTCCTTATGTGAGCAGTCTTAGTGAAGATGCTATGCGCTCAGTCCCTGGACATTTGCGTGAGGCTTCGTTTGCTGTGGGCGCTTCTCGCATGCAAACAGCATTTCGCGTGGTGATTCCTGCAGCTTTCTCGGGAATTTCTTCAGCGTATATTTTAGGTATTTCCCGTGCGCTTGGTGAAACCATGGTTGTGGCGATTGCTGCCGGTATGCAACCAAATCTGACTTTGAATCCCACAGAACCTGCGGCAACGATTACGGCATTTATCGTGCAAGTGAGCTTAGGTGATTTGCCTCACGGTTCTATTGGTTATCAGTCGATCTACGTCGCGGGCTTAAGTCTTCTTGTTTTAACGTTGTGTTTTAACGTGATCGGCCTTTGGCTTCGTAAGAAGTTTCAGGAGAAAGAGTGA
- a CDS encoding EI24 domain-containing protein: MTAILKAFRQAFDSLLRLQMFWLILLPPFLSVFGFFVLFVIFWSAWVTGLGNFLAQMSIFQWLQSLTGLNGFASWTAVIFLILVFIPLAYLGAVLLTSIFVMPIVLSRVAGSDFKHLEKKKGGTTVGSLWNTLWTTIIFIVAFVVTLPLWLIPGCQVVVPLFLTAWLNKKIFVYDVLQDYASPDERKAIEREESGALYGLGLLLGLLSYIPLAIFFVPVLSALSYTYYGLNALQERRSGET, from the coding sequence ATGACTGCTATTTTAAAAGCTTTTCGACAAGCCTTTGATTCTCTTTTGCGTCTTCAAATGTTTTGGTTGATTTTGTTGCCGCCATTCTTATCCGTCTTCGGATTTTTTGTTCTTTTTGTTATTTTCTGGTCAGCCTGGGTGACAGGCTTAGGGAACTTTCTTGCGCAGATGTCGATTTTTCAGTGGCTGCAAAGTCTCACGGGACTTAACGGTTTTGCCTCATGGACGGCGGTGATTTTTCTTATTCTTGTGTTTATTCCTCTAGCGTATTTAGGCGCTGTTTTACTCACATCTATTTTTGTGATGCCCATTGTTCTTTCACGAGTGGCAGGTTCGGATTTTAAGCATCTTGAAAAGAAAAAGGGCGGCACCACGGTAGGAAGTTTGTGGAATACGCTTTGGACGACGATAATTTTTATCGTGGCCTTTGTTGTGACCTTGCCGTTGTGGCTTATTCCTGGGTGTCAGGTCGTTGTTCCACTTTTTCTTACGGCATGGCTTAACAAAAAGATTTTCGTTTATGACGTTCTTCAAGACTACGCGAGCCCTGACGAACGAAAAGCCATTGAGCGTGAAGAATCAGGAGCTCTTTATGGATTGGGGCTTTTATTAGGACTCCTCTCATATATCCCGCTAGCGATCTTCTTTGTTCCGGTTTTATCAGCACTTTCTTACACTTATTATGGCCTGAATGCTTTGCAAGAGCGCCGAAGTGGCGAAACCTAG
- the pstA gene encoding phosphate ABC transporter permease PstA gives MWDFIFAVLGLMSLLFALVTLLTLIIDLAITGVPRINFEFFTNFPSRFAERAGILSAWVGSFCIMLTTAFCAIPLGVAAGVYLEEYSKKNWVSQLIELNIINLAGIPSITYGLMALGLFVYKLKLGQSILTAGLTLGLLVLPIIIVTTREAIRSIPNTIREASYAMGASKWQTIRYHILPYSSGGILTGVIISLSRAIGETAPLITIGALTFIAFLPTPPVEGHFPFVNFKWLMDPFTVMPIQMFNWLSRPQPEFHVNAAATGVILLLMTLIMNGGAIYLRLRFRKKMKW, from the coding sequence ATGTGGGATTTTATTTTTGCTGTCTTGGGACTAATGTCTTTGCTTTTTGCTTTGGTCACACTTTTGACTTTGATTATCGATCTCGCGATCACCGGTGTGCCTCGTATTAATTTTGAATTCTTCACCAATTTTCCGTCGCGATTTGCTGAAAGAGCGGGGATTTTGTCAGCGTGGGTGGGCTCGTTTTGCATTATGCTGACAACGGCGTTTTGCGCAATTCCTTTGGGAGTAGCCGCCGGCGTTTATCTTGAAGAGTACTCAAAGAAAAATTGGGTTTCGCAATTAATTGAACTGAATATCATCAATCTGGCGGGGATTCCTTCGATCACATACGGTCTGATGGCTTTGGGGCTTTTTGTTTATAAGTTAAAACTAGGACAAAGTATTTTGACGGCGGGTCTGACATTAGGACTTTTGGTTTTGCCGATCATTATTGTGACCACTCGTGAAGCGATTCGCTCGATTCCAAACACCATCCGTGAAGCCAGTTACGCGATGGGGGCGAGTAAGTGGCAAACTATCCGTTATCATATTCTGCCTTACTCCTCTGGGGGTATTCTCACGGGCGTGATTATTTCTTTGTCGCGCGCAATTGGTGAAACAGCTCCTTTGATTACGATTGGGGCTTTGACGTTTATTGCGTTTTTGCCAACTCCTCCTGTCGAGGGGCATTTTCCTTTTGTTAATTTTAAATGGCTCATGGATCCGTTTACCGTGATGCCGATTCAGATGTTTAACTGGTTGTCGCGTCCTCAGCCTGAGTTTCACGTGAATGCGGCGGCGACCGGGGTCATTCTTTTGTTGATGACCTTGATTATGAACGGAGGAGCTATTTATCTGCGCCTTCGCTTCCGTAAAAAGATGAAGTGGTAA